In Mus musculus strain C57BL/6J chromosome 9, GRCm38.p6 C57BL/6J, one genomic interval encodes:
- the Zfp202 gene encoding zinc finger protein 202 isoform 2 (isoform 2 is encoded by transcript variant 2), with translation MATALEPEDQDLWEEEGVLMVKLEDDFTCGPESALEGDDPVLETSHQNFRRFRYQEASSPREALIRLRELCHQWLRPERRTKEQILELLVLEQFLTVLPGELQSWVRGQRPESGEEAVTLVEGLQKQPRRPRRWVTVHVQGQEVLSEETLHLGLEPESSSEQQDPTQTLTTEQPHEEALRSPDLGTQEQETLQHDEEHLPLPECEVPVSQDVDLPTEQGSGHPEMVALLTALSQGLVTFKDVALCFSQDQWSDLDPTQKEFYGEYVLEEDCGIVVSL, from the exons ATGGCAACAGCCTTGGAGCCAGAGGACCAAGatctttgggaagaagaaggagttCTGATGGTGAAACTGGAGGATGATTTCACGTGCGGGCCAGAATCCGCCTTGGAGGGCGATGATCCTGTACTGGAGACCTCTCACCAGAACTTCCGACGCTTTCGATACCAGGAAGCATCAAGCCCTCGAGAAGCTCTCATCAGACTTCGAGAGCTTTGTCATCAGTGGCTGAGGCCAGAGAGGAGAACTAAGGAGCAGATTCTTGAGCTGCTCGTGTTGGAGCAGTTCCTCACTGTCCTGCCTGGAGAACTGCAGAGCTGGGTGCGAGGCCAGCGGCCCGAGAGTGGCGAGGAGGCAGTGACGCTGGTGGAGGGTTTGCAGAAACAACCCAGGAGACCAAGGCGGTGG GTAACCGTCCATGTTCAGGGCCAGGAAGTCCTGTCAGAGGAGACCCTACACCTAGGGCTGGAGCCGGAGTCCTCCAGTGagcaacaagatccaacacagaCCTTGACCACTGAGCAGCCCCATGAGGAAGCCCTCCGAAGCCCAGATCTGGGGACACAGGAACAGGAGACCTTGCAGCATGACGAGGAGCACCTGCCCCTGCCGGAATGTG AGGTTCCAGTGTCCCAGGATGTAGACCTTCCCACAGAACAAGGGTCTGGACACCCAGAGATGGTTGCTCTTCTCACTGCTCTCTCTCAG GGACTGGTCACATTCAAGGATGTGGCTCTGTGCTTCTCACAGGATCAGTGGAGTGATCTGGATCCAACACAAAAAGAATTCTATGGAGAGTATGTCTTGGAAGAAGACTGTGGAATTGTGGTCTCTCTGT GA
- the Zfp202 gene encoding zinc finger protein 202 isoform 1 (isoform 1 is encoded by transcript variant 1) — MATALEPEDQDLWEEEGVLMVKLEDDFTCGPESALEGDDPVLETSHQNFRRFRYQEASSPREALIRLRELCHQWLRPERRTKEQILELLVLEQFLTVLPGELQSWVRGQRPESGEEAVTLVEGLQKQPRRPRRWVTVHVQGQEVLSEETLHLGLEPESSSEQQDPTQTLTTEQPHEEALRSPDLGTQEQETLQHDEEHLPLPECEVPVSQDVDLPTEQGSGHPEMVALLTALSQGLVTFKDVALCFSQDQWSDLDPTQKEFYGEYVLEEDCGIVVSLSFPIPRLDDTSQIREEEPQVPGVHESQEPAEPEILSFTYTGDMSEAEEESVEQQDTHKSTLANTEVHQSPDWEIVIEDNTSRLNERFGTNVSKVNSFTNIRETMPVHSQSGRQHHCPLCAKSFTCNSHLIRHLRTHTGEKPYKCMECGKSYTRSSHLARHQKVHKMNTPHKHPPNRKTVDGPLVQSEVTTRVEKPYTCDDCGKHFRWTSDLVRHQRTHTGEKPFFCTICSKSFSQKSVLTTHQRIHVGGKPYVCANCGENFSEQKQYLTHRKTHVSEEHHLCNECGRSFSHSAAFAKHLKGHASVRNCRCDECGKTFSRRDHLVRHQRTHTGEKPFTCATCGKSFSRGYHLIRHQRVHTGKTKT; from the exons ATGGCAACAGCCTTGGAGCCAGAGGACCAAGatctttgggaagaagaaggagttCTGATGGTGAAACTGGAGGATGATTTCACGTGCGGGCCAGAATCCGCCTTGGAGGGCGATGATCCTGTACTGGAGACCTCTCACCAGAACTTCCGACGCTTTCGATACCAGGAAGCATCAAGCCCTCGAGAAGCTCTCATCAGACTTCGAGAGCTTTGTCATCAGTGGCTGAGGCCAGAGAGGAGAACTAAGGAGCAGATTCTTGAGCTGCTCGTGTTGGAGCAGTTCCTCACTGTCCTGCCTGGAGAACTGCAGAGCTGGGTGCGAGGCCAGCGGCCCGAGAGTGGCGAGGAGGCAGTGACGCTGGTGGAGGGTTTGCAGAAACAACCCAGGAGACCAAGGCGGTGG GTAACCGTCCATGTTCAGGGCCAGGAAGTCCTGTCAGAGGAGACCCTACACCTAGGGCTGGAGCCGGAGTCCTCCAGTGagcaacaagatccaacacagaCCTTGACCACTGAGCAGCCCCATGAGGAAGCCCTCCGAAGCCCAGATCTGGGGACACAGGAACAGGAGACCTTGCAGCATGACGAGGAGCACCTGCCCCTGCCGGAATGTG AGGTTCCAGTGTCCCAGGATGTAGACCTTCCCACAGAACAAGGGTCTGGACACCCAGAGATGGTTGCTCTTCTCACTGCTCTCTCTCAG GGACTGGTCACATTCAAGGATGTGGCTCTGTGCTTCTCACAGGATCAGTGGAGTGATCTGGATCCAACACAAAAAGAATTCTATGGAGAGTATGTCTTGGAAGAAGACTGTGGAATTGTGGTCTCTCTGT CATTTCCAATTCCCAGACTAGATGATACCTCCCAGATTAGAGAAGAAGAGCCTCAGGTCCCAGGTGTCCATGAGTCTCAAGAGCCTGCAGAACCAGAAATCCTGAGTTTTACCTATACAG GAGACATGAGTGAAGCTGAGGAAGAAAGTGTTGAGCAACAAGATACACACAAGTCTActttggcaaacacagaagttcacCAGTCTCCAGATTGGGAAATAGTCATTGAGGATAATACCAGTAGACTTAATGAAAGATTTGGTACAAACGTTTCTAAAGTTAATAGTTTCACAAATATTAGGGAAACTATGCCTGTTCACTCCCAATCAGGGAGGCAGCATCATTGCCCTCTATGTGCAAAAAGCTTCACGTGTAATTCTCATCTTATTAGGCACTTAAGAACTCACACAGGAGAAAAACCCTATAAATGTATGGAGTGTGGGAAAAGTTACACACGGAGCTCACATCTAGCTAGGCACCAGAAAGTCCATAAGATGAACACTCCTCATAAACATCCTCCAAACcggaagactgtggatggccctcTGGTCCAGTCTGAGGTAACTACCCGTGTGGAGAAACCATATACCTGTGATGATTGTGGAAAACATTTCCGTTGGACGTCGGACCTGGTCAGGCACCAGAGGACACATACAGGAGAAAAACCTTTTTTCTGTACTATCTGTAGCAAAAGCTTCAGCCAGAAATCTGTGTTAACGACACACCAAAGAATCCATGTTGGAGGCAAGCCCTACGTGTGTGCGAACTGTGGCGAGAACTTCAGTGAGCAGAAGCAGTATCTGACACACCGCAAGACACACGTGTCTGAGGAGCACCATCTGTGCAATGAGTGTGGCCGCTCCTTCAGCCATAGTGCAGCATTTGCCAAGCACCTGAAAGGCCATGCTTCAGTGAGGAACTGCCGCTGCGATGAGTGTGGTAAAACCTTTAGCAGGAGGGAtcaccttgtcagacatcaacgAACACACACTGGGGAAAAGCCTTTTACCTGTGCCACCTGTGGGAAAAGCTTCAGCAGAGGCTATCACTTAATCCGGCATCAGAGAGTCCACACAGGAAAGACCAAGACCTAG